In a genomic window of Glycine max cultivar Williams 82 chromosome 13, Glycine_max_v4.0, whole genome shotgun sequence:
- the LOC102670082 gene encoding protein MAIN-LIKE 1-like, which produces MSDGFCGTHLQIMVRTRGLGRALGQVTGRGVGRGDHDDFDDAPQRRRPIASARRQRVAMTMDHVDEPVIPAPDVQDDPMEVLAVVKDIPADLGAEAAEDQHQGFPGGPSDPSVLTAYADHIACSVWTGEERPELKLSSHGRKVHSLGKFVPAIEGLIAGTRLSPLIACSVDTDDRGLLSTFVERWHRETSSFHLPVGELTVTLDDVSSLLHLPVIGDLHAFEPLHVDDAVQMLVDLLMHRCQAGHWTVAARAYLLHLMDCTLFANKSATNVHVVYLKALRDLIMTERYTWGVAALVHMYDQLNDASMSHSRQLGGYITLLQVTNIAGFTSTFPWSRSPPLIRTKTVKSIRTPSYRERLDRLRILDVCWIPYGEHQEVRDFHVKSCYSGLLRWGSVAVYYRPERVMRQFGYT; this is translated from the exons atgagtgATGGATTTTGCGGTactcatttgcagatcatggttaggactAGAGGATTAGGTCGTGCCTTAGGTCAGGTCACTGGTAGAGGTGTGGGCAGAGGAGATCatgatgattttgatgatgctccGCAGCGTCGACGGCCTATTGCATCCGCACGGAGGCAGCGAGTCGCTATGACTATGGATCACGTCGATGAGCCAGTCATCCCTGCGCCAGATGTTCAGGATGACCCGATGGAGGTACTAGCTGTTGTGAAGGACATTCCTGCGGATTTAGGCGCAGAGGCGGCTGAGGATCAGCATCAGGGATTTCCGGGTGGTCCGAGCGACCCATCCGTGTTAACAGCGTATGCGGATCACATTGCTTGCAGCGTATGGACGGGAGAg gagcgtCCTGAATTGAAGCTATCCTCTCATGGGAGGAAGGTCCATAGTTTAGGCAAGTTTGTCCCTGCCATTGAGGGACTTATTGCTGGTACAAGATTAAGTCCTCTGATCGCGTGTTCGGTAGACACCGACGATCGGGGACTTTTGTCTACGTTTGTGGAGCGGTGGCACCGGGAGACGTCTAGTTTCCATCTCCCGGTGGGAGAGCTCACCGTCACATTGGACGACGTCTCCTCTCTTCTCCATCTTCCCGTTATTGGTGACTTACACGCATTTGAGCCCTTGCACGTGGACGATGCGGTTCAAATGCTGGTGGACTTGTTAATG CACCGATGCCAGGCAGGTCATTGGACAGTTGCGGCTCGCGCGTATCTTCTTCACCTAATGGATTGCACtctgtttgctaacaagagtgcaaccaatgTCCATGTTGTCTACTTGAAGGCCCTTCGTGACCTCATTATGACAGAGAGGTACACCTGGGGAGTGGCTGCTTTGGTTCATATGTACGACCAGCTGAACGATGCATCTATGAGCCACAGTCGACAGCTTGGTGGTTACATCACACTACTGCAggtaacaaatat TGCTGGATTTACGAGCACTTTCCCTTGGTCGCGAAGTCCACCACTGATCAGGACTAAGACCGTGAAGAGCATTCGCACGCCGTCGTACAGGGAGCGCCTGGACCGACTCCGAATTCTGGATGTCTGTTGGATCCCTTATGGGGAGCATCAGGAGGTCCGGGACTTCCACGTCAAATCATGTTATTCCGGTCTCTTGCGCTGGGGGTCTGTTGCTGTTTATTACCGACCAGAGAGGGTCATGCGGCAGTTTGGCTACACGTAG
- the LOC112998713 gene encoding uncharacterized protein, whose product MLNETNFKAWKEAVEIVLGCIDLDLALRTERPIVTPETSNEVKIEKWDRSNRMCLMIMKRSIPKVFWGSISEGQSAKKFLEKIKQYFAKNEKAETSNLLDKLISMKYKGKGNIREYIMEISNLASKLKSLKLELGEDLFVHLVLISLPAHFGQFKVSYNTQKDKWSLNELISHCVQEEERL is encoded by the coding sequence ATGCTGAATGAGACAAATTTTAAGGCCTGGAAGGAAGCCGTAGAAATTGTTCTTGGCTGTATAGATTTGGACTTGGCACTAAGGACGGAACGACCCATTGTCACTCCAGAAACCTCTAATGAGGTAAAAATTGAGAAGTGGGATCGGTCCAACCGAATGTGCCTTATGATCATGAAACGCTCTATTCCAAAGGTGTTTTGGGGCTCTATTTCTGAGGGTCAAAGTGCAAAGAAATTCCTTGAGAAAATTAAGCAATACtttgccaaaaatgaaaaagcgGAGACGAGTAACCTTTTGGATAAACTCATCTCCATGAAGTATAAAGGCAAAGGGAACATAAGGGAGTACATTATGGAGATATCCAATCTCGCATCGAAACTCAAGTCACTTAAGTTAGAGCTTGGTGAAGACCTGTTCGTGCACTTGGTTTTGATCTCGCTTCCTGCACACtttgggcaattcaaagtgagctaTAACACTCAGAAGGACAAATGGTCCCTCAATGAGCTTATATCTCATTGTGTGCAAGAGGAGGAGAGGCTGTAG